The genomic region TCCAGTGCCGAAGAAGCCCGTGCTGGACTAACGGGCCATGTGTCCACTGTCCAACTGCTCACGTTGCACCGTGAGCTACTAGTTTCCCAAGTGAAGAGCACGCAGTGCATTCTGGATAACCTCCTACAAAGTGGCTTTCTGTGTATTGAGGATACAGAAATCATCCAGCGCTCAGCCACCAAGACAGACCAGGTAATTTACCATAGGAGGGTTTCAGAGAGGATACATGTCCATTTGGACAACACACATTAAATGACAAAGTACCCATCACAAAGACATGCTCTTGCATTAACAAATAGCTTACTAGGCCCAAAATAAAATTGACTAATTGATTATAAGATGAGAAAGTATAAAGACAAGACTTGATTTTGCAATACAATGGCATTTGGTATGTTGCCAGTATCTTATCTGTGAAAAATCCTGTTTGGCCACATTAATCAAAATGTGGAAAGTAATATTAATTAAATATGAATCACTGGTAAGTAAATATGATTGCCATTGTGCAGGTGTGTGAAAGGGGAAACTGTTAGCTGTCAAATTATTATTGAATCACTGTAAAGTAAATATTATTTACTTATGATTGACATGGCGCAGGTGCGTAAAATCCTGGAATTGGTCCAAAGCAAAGGGGAGCAGGCATGTGAATACTTCCTATATATTCTCTACAAAGTTTATGATGCATACATAGACCTCCAACCATGGCTTAAAGAGATCAACTACCAGCCACCAGACTTCATACAGGACATACCAGTGAAGAACACGGACCCTAGTAAGTATGTCAGTAAACTGTATGGTGCTGCACTTCATATGTGTTATTGGAATTTTActtaacaataaaaaaaatacagtgcATTGACAATGTAAGCTATTAGAGAATCACGGAGGAAACTACTGTATATTTTGGCTGAATATCCGTGGTTGAGAATGAGACTCCAGTTTATTCtccctacccccctcctctcagttAGTAGGTACTGTGACAAGCTGAGGCAAGAGCTGGGCCGAGACACACGCTTCATTGCATCCTACACCAAGCAAGAGGAAACCCTGCTGGAGGAGCTCTATACAGACACCCTGATGGAGCTCCTGAATGACCGCAATGAGAGCCTTGGCCACCTGGAGGGTCTGGAGCAGCTCCTGGGAGAGCAGGGTGTCTTTAACCCACAGGCAGAGACGGTGCTCATCACAGGGGACGCTGGGGTGGGCAAGTCCATCCTCCTCCAGAAGCTCCAGAGGCTGTGGTCCAATAGGGAGCTGGAACAGACAGACGCCATGTTCTTCTTCAAGTTCCGCTGTAGGATGTTCAGCACATTCAAGGAGACAGACGAGATCTCACTCAGAGACCTGCTTTTCAAATACAACTGCTACCCCGACCAAGATGCAGACAATGAGGTGTTCAGCTACATCCTCCGCTTCCCCGAAAAGGTTCTCTTTACGTTTGACGGCTATGATGAGATCCATGCTGATCTGGACCTGGAGAACATGCCTGAGGTGGTTTCTCCAGAGGAGAGGACTCACCCACTTCTGGTGCTCATTAACCTGCTCTGTGGGAAGCTGCTCAATGGTTCCCGGAAAGTCCTTACTGCTCGGACAGGCACCGAGGTCCAGAGCAGGGTGATCCGGAAGAGGGTGGCACTGCGTGGGTTCTCTCCGGCCCACCTTCAAACCTACACCAACCTACACTTCAAAGAGCAGGAGCACAGGGACCTGGTCTCAGTCCAGCTGGATGCCAGCCCCGACCTCTGTGGCCTCTgctccatccccctcttctgCTGGATCGTCTTCAAGAGCTTTAAACACCTGCACTCAGTCTACGACGACTTTGAGTTGCCAGAGGCTTGCGTGACCCTCACTAACATATTCCTTCTGCTTTCTGAAGTCTTCTTCAGCCGGGGGGCCGCTCCCCCACCGGGCCTCCTGACGAGAAACACCAGGTGCCCCGCTGATACCTTCAGGGCAGGGTTGAGGCCACTGACAGCCTTCTCCAAGCTGGCTCTGCTGggcatggagagaggaggatttGTGTTCGACCAGGAGGTGGTGACCTCCTGTGGCCTGACTGAGGACGACCTTCAGGTGGGTTTCCTCCGACCGGTCAGCCGCTACGATGCCTGTGGAAACCCTTCTACCTTTGAGTTCTTTCATCTCACCCTACAGTCCTTCTTGGCTGCATTCTCCCTGGTTCTGGACGAACACGCCAGCGAAGGGAACATCCTCAAGTTCTTCACCGAGTGCAGCAGGAGGGACAACACATCTTGTTTATCATGTGTCTTCCCCTGCATCGGTGGCTTCTCCAAACCCAGGGGAAAGGACCCGTTCAAGACCAACGAGCATCTCCAGTATGCCAACCTCTTCCTGTGTGGACTGCTGTCTAAGGCCAATGCCGGCCTGCTGGAGCACATGGTTCCTCCAGCGCTACTGAAGAGGAAGCGAGCGGTCCTCAAGTCCTACCTGTCCACCAGCGTGAGGTCCCACCTCCGCGGTCTGCCACTCCACAGCACAGAGCAGGAGGGCAGCAAGATGCATGTCCTGCCCAACTTCCTGTGGATGCTGCGCTGCATCTTCGAGACAGGAAGTAAAGAGGTGGCCCAGCTGACTGCGAAGGGCATCACAGCTGACTACATCAAGCTGGGCTACTGTAATGTGTTCTCTGGCGACTGCAGTGCCCTCAACTTTGTGCTGCAGCACCGGCGGAAGAGGCTAGGGGTGGACatggacaacaacaacatcagTGACTATGGGGTCAAGCAGCTCAGACCTTCATTCAGTAAAATGACTGTG from Oncorhynchus masou masou isolate Uvic2021 chromosome 29, UVic_Omas_1.1, whole genome shotgun sequence harbors:
- the LOC135520420 gene encoding nucleotide-binding oligomerization domain-containing protein 1-like isoform X1, with product MHIMGSSAEEARAGLTGHVSTVQLLTLHRELLVSQVKSTQCILDNLLQSGFLCIEDTEIIQRSATKTDQVRKILELVQSKGEQACEYFLYILYKVYDAYIDLQPWLKEINYQPPDFIQDIPVKNTDPISRYCDKLRQELGRDTRFIASYTKQEETLLEELYTDTLMELLNDRNESLGHLEGLEQLLGEQGVFNPQAETVLITGDAGVGKSILLQKLQRLWSNRELEQTDAMFFFKFRCRMFSTFKETDEISLRDLLFKYNCYPDQDADNEVFSYILRFPEKVLFTFDGYDEIHADLDLENMPEVVSPEERTHPLLVLINLLCGKLLNGSRKVLTARTGTEVQSRVIRKRVALRGFSPAHLQTYTNLHFKEQEHRDLVSVQLDASPDLCGLCSIPLFCWIVFKSFKHLHSVYDDFELPEACVTLTNIFLLLSEVFFSRGAAPPPGLLTRNTRCPADTFRAGLRPLTAFSKLALLGMERGGFVFDQEVVTSCGLTEDDLQVGFLRPVSRYDACGNPSTFEFFHLTLQSFLAAFSLVLDEHASEGNILKFFTECSRRDNTSCLSCVFPCIGGFSKPRGKDPFKTNEHLQYANLFLCGLLSKANAGLLEHMVPPALLKRKRAVLKSYLSTSVRSHLRGLPLHSTEQEGSKMHVLPNFLWMLRCIFETGSKEVAQLTAKGITADYIKLGYCNVFSGDCSALNFVLQHRRKRLGVDMDNNNISDYGVKQLRPSFSKMTVVRLCVNQISDSSVEVLAEELIKYRVVEVLGLYNNLITDIGAKLIAHIIEECPKLRVVKVGSNKFTSVGGKYLASAIQKSTSIFDVGMWGNRIGDEGARAFAEALRNHPSLTNLSLSANGITSEGGRHLAEALKCNTMLRIFWLVQNELSDDVAPDMAELIRSNTGLSHLWLINNQLTVDGIRQLSEALSHNTSLKEICLKGNCLSEEEEKLFEAEGRLRFH
- the LOC135520420 gene encoding nucleotide-binding oligomerization domain-containing protein 1-like isoform X2 — encoded protein: MHIMGSSAEEARAGLTGHVSTVQLLTLHRELLVSQVKSTQCILDNLLQSGFLCIEDTEIIQRSATKTDQVRKILELVQSKGEQACEYFLYILYKVYDAYIDLQPWLKEINYQPPDFIQDIPVKNTDPISRYCDKLRQELGRDTRFIASYTKQEETLLEELYTDTLMELLNDRNESLGHLEGLEQLLGEQGVFNPQAETVLITGDAGVGKSILLQKLQRLWSNRELEQTDAMFFFKFRCRMFSTFKETDEISLRDLLFKYNCYPDQDADNEVFSYILRFPEKVLFTFDGYDEIHADLDLENMPEVVSPEERTHPLLVLINLLCGKLLNGSRKVLTARTGTEVQSRVIRKRVALRGFSPAHLQTYTNLHFKEQEHRDLVSVQLDASPDLCGLCSIPLFCWIVFKSFKHLHSVYDDFELPEACVTLTNIFLLLSEVFFSRGAAPPPGLLTRNTRCPADTFRAGLRPLTAFSKLALLGMERGGFVFDQEVVTSCGLTEDDLQVGFLRPVSRYDACGNPSTFEFFHLTLQSFLAAFSLVLDEHASEGNILKFFTECSRRDNTSCLSCVFPCIGGFSKPRGKDPFKTNEHLQYANLFLCGLLSKANAGLLEHMVPPALLKRKRAVLKSYLSTSVRSHLRGLPLHSTEQEGSKMHVLPNFLWMLRCIFETGSKEVAQLTAKGITADYIKLGYCNVFSGDCSALNFVLQHRRKRLGVDMDNNNISDYGVKQLRPSFSKMTVVRLCVNQISDSSVEVLAEELIKYRVVEVLGLYNNLITDIGAKLIAHIIEECPKLRVVKVGSNKFTSVGGKYLASAIQKSTSIFDVGMWGNRIGDEGARAFAEALRNHPSLTNLSSPTTAVEVRNKEV